The following nucleotide sequence is from Synechococcus sp. CBW1004.
CTCCACCTATCTGGGGGAGCCGGTGGAGGCGGCGGTGATCACCGTGCCGGCCTATTTCAATGACGCCCAGCGCCAGGCGACCCGCGACGCCGGACGCCTTGCGGGCATCAGCGTCGAGCGCATCCTCAACGAACCCACTGCCGCTGCCCTGGCCTACGGCTTCGACCGCAGCACGGTGAAGCGGGTGCTGGTGTTCGACCTGGGCGGCGGCACGTTCGACGTCTCGGTGCTGCGCATCGCCAATGGCGTGTTCGACGTGAAGGCCACCAGCGGCGACACCCAACTGGGTGGCAATGACTGGGATCGGCGCATCGTCGACTGGCTGGCCGATGCCTTCCAGGCCGAACACGCCATCGATCTGCGCCGTGATCGCCAGGCATTGCAGCGTCTCACCGAGGCCGCTGAGAAGGCCAAGATCGAACTCTCGGGAGTGCAGAGCACGCCGATCTCGTTGCCGTTCATCGCCACCGGCCCGGAGGGGCCGCTGCACATCGAGACCACCCTCGAGCGGCGCACCTTCGAGGGGCTCTGCCCCGATCTGCTCGATCGTCTTCTCCGACCCGTCCAGCGGGCCCTGCGCGATGCCTCCTTGGCCGCCGATGACATCGACGACGTGGTGCTGGTGGGTGGCTCCACCCGCATGCCGATGGTGCAGGAGATGGTGCGAACGCTGATCCCCCGCGAGCCCTGCCAGTCGGTGAACCCCGATGAGGTGGTGGCGATCGGGGCCGCCGTGCAGGCCGGCATCCTCACCGGTGAGCTGCGCGATCTGATGCTCAACGACGTCACGCCCCTGTCGCTGGGGCTGGAGACGATCGGTGGCGTGATGAAGGTGCTGATCCCGCGCAATACGCCGATTCCGGTGCGCAAGAGCGATCTGTTCAGCACCTCCGAGGCGAATCAGAACTCGGTGGAGATTCATGTGCTCCAGGGGGAGCGCCAGATGGCCGAGGGCAACAAGTCGCTGGGGCGATTCCGGCTCTCCGGCATCCCGCCCGCTCCCCGCGGCGTGCCCCAGGTGCAGGTGTCGTTCGACATCGACGCCAACGGTCTGCTGCAGGTCTCGGCCACCGACCGCACCACAGGCCGGCAGCAGAGTGTCTCGATTCAGGGTGGTTCCAACCTCAGTGAGCAGGAGATCGAGGCCCTGCTGGCCGAGGCCGAGGCGAAGGCCGCTGAAGACCGCCGCAAACGGACCGCGATCGATCGCCGCAACCGCGCCCAGACCCTGATCACGCAGGCGGAGCGGCGCCTGCGTGACGCCGCGCTGGAGCTGGGCCCCTATGGGGCAGAGCGCCAGCAGCGGGCCGTCGAGCTGGCGGTGCGCGATGTTCAGGATCTGCTGGCGCGCGAGGACGATGCCGAGCTGGAACTGGCGGTCTCGCAGCTGCAGGAATCACTGTTCGGCCTCAACCGCAGACTGCTGCAGGAGCGCCGGGCCGAATCCGGGCCGCTGCAGGGTCTGAAGAACACGCTGGGATCCCTCAAGGACGAGCTGTTCTCCGACGATGACGACTGGGATGACTGGAACCGCGACAGTCGCTCCGATCCCTGGGCCTCTCCGCGCGATCGCGGCGACGAACGCTTCGGTTCCCGCTTGAGTGAGCCGCGCTTCGGTCCCGACCGCTTCGAGACGGCTCGCTTCGACGATCGCTTCGACAGCCGATTCGAAGAACCTGTCCGGGAGCGTTTCGGGGTTGATCGGGGCGGCGAGCGTCTCAGCGATGAGCGCCCGGCGGCCCGCTGGAGCGCTGAGCCGCAATCCGGCTGGGAGCGCGAGGAGCGCGGTGACGTCCCCGCCCGCCGCGAGCCGCGCCGCAGCCCCGATGCCGACCGCGAGCCCTGGAGCGATGCCGACTCCGAGGGCGGCTGGCGAGCCGACTCCCAGGCGCGGCAGCAGCCGTGGCGCCAGGACCCACCCTCCGCCGCATGGCCCGCCGAACGGGACGAGCGGGGCCGCGAGCCGCTCCGTCGCCCTCCGGTTCCGGCAGCCCGGGACGCCGAACCGGATCGCTCGCGGGGCTACGACGATGATCCCTGGCGCGACGTCTGATTCACGGTGAGTCGCTCCTTTCCCCAGGATCCCCCCGGCGCCGCCGCCCAGGATCACTGGCAGATCCTCGGCCTCTCACCCGGGGCCGACGCGGTCGCTCTCAAGCGAGCCTTCCGGGAGCAGGCCCGGCGCTGGCATCCGGATCTCAACGGCAACGACCCGGTCGCCGAGGAGCGCTTCAAGCAGGTCAACGAGGCCTATGCCGTGCTCTCCGACCCGGTGCGTCGCCGCGCCTGGGAGCGGGGTGAGGATCTCTCCGGCGGCGAACCCCCCGATCCGTTCGCCAGCGGCTTCCCCGACTTCGAGGACTATCTCGCGGAGCTGGATGGTGGCCGCTCCGCCAGGGCTGATCGCGACTGGGGCGAGCCGTCCAGGCCTGCAGGCCGGCGGAGTGACGAGCCGGCCCAGGAGTCCCCTGTCGATCCGGGGCGGCCGCAGCGTCAGCCGGAGCACGGCGAGCCGCCCACCAGCGAAACGCGTGGCTGGGTCGCCACCGCACCTCCCTCGCCGCCGCCGGTTCAGGCCGCGGGCGATCAGGAGAGCCTGGTGGAGCTCACTCCCGAGCAGGCCCTGCATGGGGAGCGGGTCGAGCTGGAGCTCCCCGACGGCACGCTCGTGGAGGTGCGCACGCCCCCGCTGGCCGGCGACGGCTGGCGGCTGCGCCTCGCCGGCGTGGCTCCCGGAGGCGGTGATCACTTTCTGCAGCTGCGGGTGCGCACCTCCGAGGGCCTGCGCATCGACGGTCTGCGGGTGCTCTATCCACTGGATCTCACGCCGGCCGAGGCCGTTCTGGGCACCCAGGTGGTGGTCCCCACCCTGGAGGGTCCGGTGCGCCTGCGCGTACCACCCGGATCCTCCAGCGGCCGCCTGCTGCGCCTGCGGGGCCGTGGCCAGCGCCTCGGCGAACGCCACGGTGACCAGCTCGTCGAGGTGCGCATCGCCGTTGATGAGCAGGCCGGCGATGCCGAGCTGGCCCTCTACCGCCGTCTGCGGGAGCTGGAACTGGAGCGGTGTGGCGCGACCGGCGAGGAATGAGACACTGGCCCAGCGCCAGGGAGTGTTGTCGTGAGTCTCAGAGAGCCCCAGGAGCGGGTGCATGTGCTGCTGTTCGATGCCGGCGGTGATCAGGAGGGCATCCATTCGCTCGAGCTGGGCGGCCGCACCGTGGTGCTGCTGTTCGAGGATCCCGATGACGCTGAGCGCTATGCCGGCCTGCTGGAAGCCCAGGACTTCCCGGTGCCCAGCGTCGAGGCCCTGGACCGCCGCGAGCTGGAGCAGTTCTGCACCGAGGCCGGCTACGAGGCCCGCTTCGTGCCCGCCGGCTTCCATCCCCGCAGCGATGAGGACCGGCTGCTGATCGCGCCGCCTGAACGCAACATGGATGTCAGCACCTGGCAGGAACAGGTGAGCGGCGATCCCGCCGACGGCGCCGCCAGCCCCTCCCAGTTGGAGGATGACGAGGCGTCCGGTGGTTCCGATCCCGAACTGGAAGCCTTCCGTCGTCGCCTCGAGGGTCTGCTGTGAGTCAGTCCAACCCCTCAGAGCCCCGGCCGCTTGTCAGCCGCGGTCACCTGCTCACCGAGCAGCCCCATCCCCGCAGCGGCGAACTCGATTGCCTGCCAACGCCCGAACTCGTCTCGCTGTTCTGTCAGAACGACCTGGACTGCGTGCGCGCCCTGGAGGGGGCCTCGTCCGCGCTGGCTGACGCCGTCGATGCCATCAGCGAGCGCCTCAGCCGCGGCGGCCGCCTCTTCTACCTGGGAGCCGGCACCTCCGGCCGTCTCGGGGTGCTGGATGCGGCCGAGTGCCCGCCCACCTTCTGCACCCCGCCGGAGCTTGTGCAGGGGGTGCTCGCCGGCGG
It contains:
- the dnaK gene encoding molecular chaperone DnaK; translation: MGRIVGIDLGTTNSVVAVLEGGRPQVIASAEGGRTTPSVIGFNRDKELLVGQLARRQLVLNPRNSFANLKRYVGRSWDELEEGSLAVPYTIRANDQGNVRVVCPATEREYAPEELVASILRKLVDDASTYLGEPVEAAVITVPAYFNDAQRQATRDAGRLAGISVERILNEPTAAALAYGFDRSTVKRVLVFDLGGGTFDVSVLRIANGVFDVKATSGDTQLGGNDWDRRIVDWLADAFQAEHAIDLRRDRQALQRLTEAAEKAKIELSGVQSTPISLPFIATGPEGPLHIETTLERRTFEGLCPDLLDRLLRPVQRALRDASLAADDIDDVVLVGGSTRMPMVQEMVRTLIPREPCQSVNPDEVVAIGAAVQAGILTGELRDLMLNDVTPLSLGLETIGGVMKVLIPRNTPIPVRKSDLFSTSEANQNSVEIHVLQGERQMAEGNKSLGRFRLSGIPPAPRGVPQVQVSFDIDANGLLQVSATDRTTGRQQSVSIQGGSNLSEQEIEALLAEAEAKAAEDRRKRTAIDRRNRAQTLITQAERRLRDAALELGPYGAERQQRAVELAVRDVQDLLAREDDAELELAVSQLQESLFGLNRRLLQERRAESGPLQGLKNTLGSLKDELFSDDDDWDDWNRDSRSDPWASPRDRGDERFGSRLSEPRFGPDRFETARFDDRFDSRFEEPVRERFGVDRGGERLSDERPAARWSAEPQSGWEREERGDVPARREPRRSPDADREPWSDADSEGGWRADSQARQQPWRQDPPSAAWPAERDERGREPLRRPPVPAARDAEPDRSRGYDDDPWRDV
- a CDS encoding DnaJ domain-containing protein, with product MSRSFPQDPPGAAAQDHWQILGLSPGADAVALKRAFREQARRWHPDLNGNDPVAEERFKQVNEAYAVLSDPVRRRAWERGEDLSGGEPPDPFASGFPDFEDYLAELDGGRSARADRDWGEPSRPAGRRSDEPAQESPVDPGRPQRQPEHGEPPTSETRGWVATAPPSPPPVQAAGDQESLVELTPEQALHGERVELELPDGTLVEVRTPPLAGDGWRLRLAGVAPGGGDHFLQLRVRTSEGLRIDGLRVLYPLDLTPAEAVLGTQVVVPTLEGPVRLRVPPGSSSGRLLRLRGRGQRLGERHGDQLVEVRIAVDEQAGDAELALYRRLRELELERCGATGEE
- a CDS encoding DUF3110 domain-containing protein; amino-acid sequence: MSLREPQERVHVLLFDAGGDQEGIHSLELGGRTVVLLFEDPDDAERYAGLLEAQDFPVPSVEALDRRELEQFCTEAGYEARFVPAGFHPRSDEDRLLIAPPERNMDVSTWQEQVSGDPADGAASPSQLEDDEASGGSDPELEAFRRRLEGLL